TGCATGTTGTCTTGTTGTGCACAATAAGACTCCACGCTGCAAACAAATGGGACAAACCATCAATTATTGACTCTGTATCTCCGGGTGAACGAGCGGCCAAAGACATCGAAGCTCGTCGCCCTTTGACTCTGCATTCGCACACAAGGGAAAACTACAAAAAAGATGTATTGTATCTGACGCGGAAGAAACGACTTCCGTTACAACAACGTTGCGGCGGAGGTCCTCTCCTGTTCATCCGCGTGGGCTTTGATGAGGTGAAAGTCGGTCCTGCAGACCCGAAGGTGACTGGTACATGGAATGGATCGATATCATGTGGCCCTAAACCCGCCTTCACCGGTGACAAATACCGACATGCTTTGTTTGCTTAGAGGAACTTTCCCTCCGGGGGCATCAGGTCCGAGGACTAAATATCAGACCTTGGTGACCCTGCAGCTGCTCAGATCCCCTCTGGATCGTCACCGAGCAGATCCCTCAAACCCAAAACAGAGAGAGGTTGCTCTCTGAATCCAACGGGATCTAATGTTACATATGATGTTATTTGGGGGTTTTAAGGCTTCGTATCATACGTATGATATCCATGCTTAGGTAGAGGGGTGTATTTTACATCCTAATGTGAACATATTCAGGAAGAAATGTCCTCTGTGGTTGTGGCCAAAAGTAACGAACCCATAAACCCGTCTTCGGGGTTCCCGCTGCTTCCAAAAGTGGTCCTCCCGGCGCTGTCTCTTACCCACAGAGGGGGCAGCTGAGACGGCCGTCCCTGGCCCGTCCTCGCAGGCAGCGGGCACAGAAGATGTGGTAGCAGTCCAGCAGACACGGCGACTGGTACTGCTCGTGGCACAGGTGACACACCAGCGGGTGGACGTTGGCGCGGTCCGCGTTGCACAGGTGATCCGAGCCGGGGAAGATTTCTCCAGCCATCTTACCGGGAAAGGGAGCGAACAGCAGCTTCAGCATGTGTAATGGTTCAAATATCCCAGTTGCTATGAGGGAGGCTCAGCTGACTGTGTTACACAACTCTTTGATCCGGCATGTCGGCTGTTGTTTGGAGCAAACAAGCTCCTTCTAATTCAGTCTCTTACCTCGTCCGACGCACAGAGGAACGTCCACTAGAGCCCCTGCAAAAGCACCGACATCACAGCAAGGCTCTGCAGCTCAGAGAGCGACTGTCTTACCTTGTCGGTGCCGCtgtcagctgcccccccccggcgggAATGACAGCGATGCAGAAGCCCTCGGATGGTATAGGCCTCCGGGGTCCCTGCGCCAGGCAGCTGGCAGCGCGCACCtcaggccgcccccccccggcgtcGCCAAAGTGCTCAAGGGACATTTAATATCAGTGCGGCCAGGAGATTAAGAATACAGTAATCCTGTTTGTGAAGTCACACTTGTGTTGTTACGTCGGGACGTGACTGGAGGGAAGTGGACTGGATAATACTACAAATATTTACCCTGAACATGGGTTAATACTTTCCTCCTGTGATATTTAACACTATGCCAACTAGAAAAAACCTTATTGAAGCGCTgttatgtgtaaatgtgtacatttcaacattataaaaatagtTTTGCTCCATTTCTAATTCAAGAGCATACATGTGAGAACCTATTTGATGAAACGTAAGATAACAATTGATTACAATGAATTGAAGTGTTGAGTAGCTTCTCTGTTTTTGACAATAAACTTGAAAAACGAGTGAGTAAATTAGAGATGTAAAACCAAATAAGATTACTAAGCTTTTATCCTGACATGACCGCATCTCACGGTTCActctgttgtcatggagacaagTTGCTCACATCCATTATAGACTATACGTTTGTTTGCTAAAAGGCTTGGCATTTCTTCAATATTCCTACTTAATATTGGAACTACAAATCGAAAAGTCATGGCTGAAAGCGAAGCTATTCACAGGTGAATTTATTCAACCGTATTATTGATTACTgtggttttaaataaaacagttgTCCGGTAAACAAGACGTCTGACCTCATTGTTGAGTCAATTCTCCTGCATTAACAATGTTTGTCatttcaaaaagaagaaaaaaaactctagTTAGAACCAAAAATGAGCAACGAGTTCGCTAGCTGGCCGGAATCCACGTTCCCGCTTAATCAATCCCAGAGAAGTCGATGCGATCGACTTCTCGGCGGGGTGTTATAGCTCCTGCGTCGCCCTCGCTCCTTcctttttgctgtgtgtgtcagCCATGGCCCCGATTGTGAGTAGCTTGTCAAAACGACCGAATAAAGTGCACAAGGACGACGTATTTCCGCACGCGTGCCGCGccattgtgcgtgtgtttaaCCAGCGCTCAAACGCCGCGGGGCCCGCGGGCGTTTGAACGCTCCTTTTTAGAGCCGTGTTTACTGTGAGGGATAAAGCCACGTTGGGCTAACGTAATGCTAACAGCTAGCTAGCGGGCACCCGTCACGAGGAAAAGTTTCTAAGACTGATGCAGCGTTTAAACGCATTTACCCCGGAAATACGAAGGCTTAGCACGTGTGACGTTATACGTCATAATCGCCAAGTTAtcataaagcttttttttgtgttgtttttcttccgtCAAACTACGTCACGCTTAGGAAGTTTAACCCTCTCGATATCTGTGGTTTTCAGAAGAAGCAGGTGGTCCGGAAGCAGGgtgggaagaggaagaagaccaTCCTGaagttcaccctggactgcacGCACCCGGTGGAGGATGGAATCATGGACGCTGCCAACTTCGTGAGTAGAGCAGCGGGTTGAAGCCCACCTGCGTGTCAGAGGCCACCATCATCCAGTGGGGCTTCGATGGGAACTCGACCAGATGTCGGTGCCAGTGTGTCGCTTGTCAGTATTTAAGAGgctcatcgtgtgtgtgtgtctcctctacAACCAACAGGAACAGTTCCTGCAGGAGCGCATCAAGGTGAACGGCAAAGCCGGGAGCCTCGGCGGCGGGGTCGTGTCCATCGAAAGGAGCAAGAGTAAAATCGCAGTGAACTCTGAAGTTCCCTTCTCAAAGAGGTAAAGCCAACAAACGAACCGACGCTGCTCGTCGTGTCGGGCCGATGATGTGCAGCGACTGACGCGTGTGGGATTTTTGTTTGCGTCTCACGTTTCAGCGATTTCTGCTCAATGCGGGAGCTCAAAGGTGctatttgacagaaaaaaaacaagactcgTAAATAGATGCTTGTTCAAATCTCTGAGCGGCTCAGGAATTGAAATCTGCCCCCTGTGAAAAATCCCCaatgaaaaatgaagtgaaaattcCTAAAAGACTAGAATTGCTAAACCTTTTTTCTTACCAAATGACGTTAGTGTTACTCCATCTgaagtgtaa
The Gasterosteus aculeatus chromosome 17, fGasAcu3.hap1.1, whole genome shotgun sequence DNA segment above includes these coding regions:
- the rpl22 gene encoding large ribosomal subunit protein eL22, encoding MAPIKKQVVRKQGGKRKKTILKFTLDCTHPVEDGIMDAANFEQFLQERIKVNGKAGSLGGGVVSIERSKSKIAVNSEVPFSKRYLKYLTKKYLKKNNLRDWLRVVANTKESYELRYFQINQDEEEEEDED